From the genome of Syntrophorhabdaceae bacterium:
CCTCAGAGATACTACCAGTCCCACATAAAAGGGTTGGGCCATTTTGTGAAAACCGGAGAAGGGAACGCCATTGGAAAGACCCTGGAACTCGTGGCTATCAGAAAGAACGGAGCGGAGTTTCCCATCGAACTGTCCCTCTCTGCCGTATATTTGCAGGACGGGTGGTCTGCAATAGGCATCTTGAGGGACATCACCGAGCGCAAGGAGGCGGAAGAAACCCTGCAGAAAAGCGAACAAAAGTTTCGCGCCCTCTTTGAAGATTCGAAGGACGCACTCTATATCACTACACAGCAGGGGAGATTCATCGACTTCAACCAGGCCTATCTGGAACTGTTCGGTTACACAAAGGAAGATATGCTTGCCCTGTATGCAAAAGATACCTATGTGAATCCGGATGATAGGTTAACGTTCGTGAAGATGATGGAGGAAAGGGGTTCTGTAAAGGATTATGAGATAAAACTCCGCAAGAAGGGTGGTGCCGGGATGGAGTGCCTGATGACAGCGACAGTCAAGTATGCTGATGATGGAAGTATACTGGGGTATCAGGGCATGATCAGGGACATAACCGAACTCAAGCACATGGAACAACAGCTTCACGCCATGTCCCTTACAGATGAACTTACGGGCCTGTACAACAGGCGCGGGTTTATCACCCTCTCCGAGCAGCAGCTGAAGATAGCGGCGAGGACAAAAAAGAGCATGCTTCTCTTCTTTGCTGATCTGGATAAGATGAAGGAGATCAATGACATATTCGGTCATAAGGAAGGAGATAAAGCGCTTATTTCAACCGCAGAGGTCCTCAGAGGGGTATTCAGGGAATCAGATATCATAGGCCGCATGGGGGGGGATGAGTTTGCCATACTTGCAATAGATGCCGCTGATGGAACCGGAGAAGCTCTCATAAACCGCCTTCGCAATACCATTGATGGTCGCAACAGGCTTGAAGGCATGAACTACACACTCTCTCTGAGCACAGGAGTAGCACGCTATGACCCTGAAAACCCCTGCTCTATAGATGAGCTTATGGCCCGGGCGGATACATTGATGTATGAGGAGAAAAGGAGCAAACACCACTAGAATGGAGGCCTGCGCATAATCAAAAGGCTTTCGATACTGTCGAGCGATTTCAGGCAGCCACTTATATCAATAATGGCCTCCTGGTTATAACACGCGGCTGCACCGTCTCTTCGCCGTTGACTTGCCCCATCCTTTGTGATTAATGAATGCATGAAAAGGGTAAAGACCATTGATTGCGAGAGCCCTGACCGCATAGAGTTCATCCACTCAGAGATAGTGAACATAGTCGAATTCATTGAACCGCAGCCCTGCAACCTGTCCGATCTCGGGACGAATGCGCACTTCCTCCTCACGGGTATCCTCAAGACTTGTTCATAGTCTCCGTCCTAGCCTTTATCGCAGGCATATATGTGGAGGCTGTCCGCCCTTTTACTCTTGCCCCAATACTGATCGCCCTCGGTGTCCTTGTTGTCGCCCTTCCTTTCTTGCTTAAGGGAAGGCGCGGCTGGCTGACGGGTACAACACTTGTCGCCGCCTTCGTGCTTGCCGGAATCCTCAGAGTGGCCCTCTCCCTTCTTAACCAGCCGCTTTATCCTGTCGACCCGGAGGCTTCGCTCTACCGGGGGTGGGTCATTGAATCGTCCCGGGGTTCCAGGATCATAGAGCTTGAAGAACCATCGCACCTTGCAGGCACAAGGGCCCTCCTCCGGTCCGACAGCTCCGCGGCCATCGGGGATGAACTGACCGTCTTCGGCTCCCTGAAGGAGATCGTGGTCACCTTCAGGAACCCCTATCACATCTCGTGGAAGTGGGTGAAGAAGCTTGAGGGAACCTTCTGCGAGATACGGGGCGATATACTGTCAATCCAGCCGGGAAAGAGACTGATCGACGGCTGGAGAAGGCACCTTGCCGGGAAGATCGATGCGAGCCGAGCCCGGCATACCTCGGTCGTCAAGGCACTGACAGTTGGTGATACGACGGGCCTTGACGAGGCAACAAAGACCCTCTTTCTTGAAACGGGTACATCGCATATCCTCTCCATATCAGGGTCACACCTCGCGGTCGTCGCCGCCTTCTTTTTCCTCATCGCAAGGTTTGCTTTCCGCATATCCTCCCGAATGTGTCAAAGCGGGGCTGATCGCAGGTGCGCCGCCCTTCTCACCATACCCTTTGCGATCCTCTTCATGCTCATCGCCGGGTCCAGCCTTCCCACCATACGGGCAACGATCATGATAGTCATCTATATGCTTGCACTTTTCTTCGAGCGCAGCCGACATACGGAAAACGCGCTGTTCCTGAGCGCTCTTGCCATACTCGTGGTCTTCCCCCATTCTCTTTTCTCTCCCTCCTTCCAGCTGACATTCAGCGGCGTGCTTTTTATCATCCTCGTCAGCCGAATAATTCAGCCCGCTCTTCTAAAGGTCCATCGCCTCGCCAGGTGGTTCCTGTCGTTGATGGTCATGGGCCTGACGGCGACGGCGGCAACACTTCCTGTTGTCCTTTACCATTTTCACGGTTTTAATCCCTTGAGCTTTCTCCATAATTTCATCGCCGTTCCCCTTATGTGCCTCATTTCGACACCGCTGGCCCTTGCGGGCCTTGTTGCGCCATTCGGCGATCATTTGCTGCGCCTGTCAGGAATGATCATCGAAGTCACCATTGCGATATTGGACAGGCTGAACTGGGGGTATATCTATCCCGTTGTGCGGCCAAACCTTCCCGAGGCGCTCCTTTATCTGGTCGCCATTTTCTCCCTTCTCTTCATCAGGCGACGATCCGTAAGGTTCGCGTTCTTCGCCTTCGTTATGCCCCTTCTCCTCGTCACCGCATACGTCACCTGGCAGAAACGTTTTAACAACCAGGACCTGTGCGTCAGCTATCTGGATGTAGGGCTCGGGGATGCCATGCTCGTCGAGGCGCCCCTGGGCGTGCGCCTTCTTATTGATGGAGGCGGTTTCCATGGCAGCGACTTCGATACAGGGAGGGCTGTTATCGCCCCCGTTCTGCTGTCGAAAAAGATATCCACCCTGGACTACGTAGTGAGCACCCATCCCCACGAGGATCACCTGGGAGGACTTAGATTCATTCTCAGGCACTTTCGCGTCAACGCCTTTGCCGGTGCCGCCTGTCTCGCGCAGGAGCTTCACATGAAGCGCATCCAGGACATCCTGGGAGAACAAAACATACCTTCGCTCCTTCTCACAGCCGGCGATGTGCTCCCCCTCTCTTCGGGCCCCGACATAGCGGTTCTCGCACCCTCCGGCGAGACTTCAGTCGAGGATCTCAACGATTCATCCCTCGTTCTGAGAATGACCTTCGGCGCCAAAAGCTTCCTCTTTACGGGAGATATCGGGGAAGACATCGAAAAGATGCTGGTCCTTTCAGAGGCGCCTTTGCGGTCCTCTGTTCTGAAGGTGCCCCATCATGGAAGCCGCCATTCCAGCACGGCCCACTTCATCCGCGCCATAAAGCCGCAATTGGCCGTTCTGAGCGTCGGCCCGGGCATCCGGGGAATACCTTCCCGCGAGGCGATCGCCCGCTATGCTTTCCTGTCGGTTCCCCTGTACAGGACCGATCGCGATGGATGCGTCACGGTATGCACCGATGGGAGGAAATTAACGGTGGAAAGGGATAACAACCAATGACCAGGCAAAGACAGGCCTCCGGCTGTAATGAATTTTCGTTTGGTTATTGGGATTTGGTTATTGGTTATTGTCCTGTGATCCTGTCATTGGTTGTTATCCTTCTCCAATGACTTTCCTCAGCTTCTCGTCCAGTTCTATTGAATCGTAAGGTTTTGTCAGCACTTCCTTAAAACCGTATTCCCGGTAATCGGCAACGACGGGATCGTTGAGATATCCGCTCGATATGATCCCCTTGACCATGGGATCGATCCGGAGGAGCTCCCGCAGGACCTCTTTCCCACCCATGCTCCCCGGGATGGCGAGATCAAGGATGACGGCATCAAAGGGGCTTTTCAACTCCGCTGCCTGCTTGTAGAGAGCGACCGCTTCTTCCCCATTCTGCACCGTCCTCACAGAATAGCCAAGATACTCGAGAAGTTCCTTTCCTATCTCCAGGACCATCTCTTCGTCATCGAGGAGAAGAACCCTGCCTTCACGCACGCCTGCCGGCCGGCCGGCCGCTGCCGCCTCCCTTCCCACCTCTTGCTTGTATGCGGGAAGATTGATGTGAAAGACGGAGCCCCGCCCTTTTGCCGATTCGACGGAGATGCTGCCGTTATGCTTCCTGACAATGGCGTAGGAGATGGCGAGGCCGAGGCCGACCCCCTTTTCGGACCCCATCCCCTTCGTCGTGTAATAAGGGTCGAAGATCTTCGGGATGTCCTCGGGCAAAATACCTGTTCCCTCATCGGTGATGGATATCCTCACATAGTCTTCTTCTATGAGAGGAAGCCTGTCCTCCGGGGGGAGGCTGACATTCCTTATGGCGATGGTGATCTTCCCGCCCGCCGGCATGGACTCCCTCGCATTCCTGAGGATATTCTCGATAACCTGCCTGATCTGTTCCTCATCGGCTTCGATGGAAAGGATATCGGGGGGGATGTCGTAGACGCAATCCACGGGAAAACCGCGCAGAACCCGGGCGGCGACGGAGCTTACAAGGGGGCCCGGCTGGATTATGCTCTGAACCGGATTGCCTCCGCGGGAAAATGTGAGGAGCTGCTGCGTCAGCGACTTTCCGAGAAAGGCGATCCTTTCCGCCTCGTTGAGATAGTCCATCAACCGTCCGTTGTCGGGCGTGTTCATCCTGGCAAGAGAAAGGTTTCCCACGATGGCCATGAGAAGATTGTTGAAATCATGGGCGATACCGCCGGCAAGGGTCCCCAGGGATTGGAGATTCTTGGCCTTGAGGATGTCCCCTTCCATTCTCTTTTGGTCGCTGACATCTATGATAACACCGACGATACCGCCGACGCTTCCGTCATCGCCTGAAAGCGCGGCCTTCTTGTTCAGGTCGTAGTGCACGGAACCGTCGCACCTGACGCTTTTTATTTCGTAGGATCTGACACCGCCGGGCTCGCCGAGAAGCTCCTGGTCCATCGCATGATGGACCTCAGCCTCTTCCCGCCTCAAGGGAAGCTGGAAAACGTCCTTACCGATGACCTGGTCGTCGGTAAGTCCGAAGTATTCGCTGAAGGCCTTATTGTAAAGGAGATAAACACCCCGCGAGTCCTTGTAATAGACAGGACTGGGTATGTTGTCGATGAGCGCTTGAAAAATCTGAGGTGTCCTCGAAAGGATCTCTACTACCGTTTTCACTCTGGTCTCTCAGGTTCAGAAGAATGCGTTACAACTATGGTGTGATATTTATCACGAAAAACCACCACGGTCTATAGAAAAACATGGGTGTCCAAAAGAGGGGATCGGAACGAGACGATCTACCCGACCAGACACCTCTCGTACATCACCCCGTACCTGACACCTGCAGCACTGACCTTGCATCGGTCAAATCTTCCGTGTTCCATGATCTCCTTCAGAATGACCGCCCCCTGGACGATGATATCCTCCCTGCCCGGTTCCATTCCCTTCACAAGCTTCCTTTGATCACTCGTCAGTGCCGCCAGGGAAACCATTAATTTCTTCAGTTGCCTGAGTTCCATCACCAGACCGTGTATGATCCCCTTGTCGTACCTCTCAATACCGGCCACCATGGCGGCGATGTTCGTTACCGTACCTCCCGTCCCCAGCAGAACGCTTCCGGGGGTACAGGCGACCGTGGAAAGCTTTTCCTTTATGTATGAAGCCACGCTCTCCATTTCTTCCTCGAGGGGCGGGTCATGGGATACAAACGCATCGGTAAGCCTGACGCTTCCCATCGGCAGGGAAGTGTATCCGACAAAGTCCTTGTCGGTTCCGCTTATTATCTCCGTGCTGCCTCCCCCGATGTCGATTATGGTCATCCCGGCATTTCGCACCATATCGTCGTCCCGCACGGAAAGATAGGTATAGTACGCCTCATCACGGGCACTTATTATCTCAACGTCGAAGCCGAAGGTGTCTCTCACGGAGGTGAGGAACTCACCGCTGTTCGAGGCCTCCCTGAGGGCCGCAGTGCCCACGCAAAAGAGCCGTTCGACGCCATGTGACTCTGCTATATCCATGTATCGCCTTAGCCCGTCGACCGTTCGGGACATTGCGGCACGGCTGAGATTGTGCGAGTTTACAAGACCCTCGCCCAGCCTTACGACGGTCGACATGTCGACGATGTCGCGAAACGTCCTTTCCCCCTCGTGCTTCTCGGCGACGAGGAGGAGGATCGTATTTGTCCCGATATCAATGGCGGCATATTTCATTTGACATCCTCAGGAGAAAACCCATAAGATACGAGTCATGGATTCCGGCGGCCTGTCACCGATGAACGTCAGCGCCCTCGCCGCCTTCGTATCAGGCCTTCTCTCTTTCTTCACCCCATGCATCCTCCCCCTGGTTCCTTCTTATCTCATCTACGTCAGCGGGATAACCGTCAGCGATGTCGCGGCTCCCACAAGAGAACACAGAAAAAGGGTGTTCTTTCATTCGCTCGCCTTCATCCTCGGTTTCTCTTTTGTCTTTGTGGCCCTGGGCATCTCCACGTCCCTGATCGGCGGGTTCTTCGCCAACTATCAGGTCTACATCATACCTCTCGGAGGCATCATTCTCATCGTGCTCGGTCTCCTGTACCTCGATATCATCAAGATATCTCTCTTCAACCGTCAGCACATGATGCAGCTCAAACAGAAACCCATAGGACTTGCGGGATCCTTCGTCGTGGGCCTGACCTTTTCCCTGGGATGGACGCCCTGTGTCGGCCCGGCGCTCTCTTCGATCCTCATCGTGGCTTCCGTGACCGGGGACACTTCCCATGGGATCTACCTGCTTTCGTCCTATTCCCTTGGGCTGGCGATACCTTTTATCATCTCGTCGCTTCTCTTCGACAAGCTTTTCATCCTCCTCAAGAGATATGGCTTCGTCGCCCGGTATGCCGTCAAGGTACTCGGCGCCCTCCTGATCCTCCTGGGCCTGCTCATGGTCAGTTCATACTACATTACCTTGAATCTGTGGATAGGGACGGTGCTCCCGACCGGGATTTGATCCGCGGGATGGAGGTAGCGGATGGACTAGAAATCAAGCTCCTGGAACTCATTCTGGAATCGTTCCTTGAACTTCTTTATCACCCTGTTCTCGATCTGTCTCGCCCGCTCCCGTGAAATCTTGAACTGCTCCCCGATCTCCTGCAGCGTCAGGGGTTCCTCAGCCATGATCCGGTGGTCGAAGATAAAGACCTCCTTATCGTTCAGGTCCTTCTTGAACTCCTTCACCCTCAGCGCTAGGATCTCCCTTTTCTCCCTGTCTGCAACAACCTCCTCCACATCGTCCCCACCCTTCATCATGTCCATCATGGTATCGTCACCCTCCTCGTGGATGGGAGAATCGAGGGAGACATCGGTAAAAGCGAGCCTTTTCTGCATCTCCTCGATCTCTTCTTCTTTCACATCGAGGTTGCTTGCAAGGAGGGCCGGCGCCGGGAACATTCCGAGAGCCTCCAGTTTCTGCTTCTCCTTGTTAAGGCGGTAGAAGAGTTTTCTCTGACTTTGCGTCGTTCCCACCTTCACGAGACTCCATGAATCCATGATGTACTTCAATATGTACGCCCGTATCCAGAACGATGCGTAGGTGGAGAATTTTGTCCCTTTGTAGGGGTTGAACTTTTTCACGGCGTGAAGGAGACCGACGTTGCCTTCCTGGATCAGGTCGAGGACATTGAGATAGGTGTTATAGTACTCCAGGGAGATCTTGACGACAAGCTTCAGGTTGGACATGGCAAGTTTCTCTGCGGCATCCCTGTCCTTGTCCTCGTAGACCTTCCTCGCTACCTCGAATTCCTCCTCCCGCGAGAGAACGCTGTAGCGCGAGACCTCGGAGAGATATTTCCTCAGGGGGTCGAAGGTGGTAGGCAGCGAGCTGTCTTCAGTTCCTGTACGCACCGGCCGTTTCTTGGAGATCTTGTCGTCGTCCATCACAGTAAACCTCTATTCAGCCCGCACCTGGATCAACTGGCTCACGATACTGACTGCGATCTCCTGCGGTGTTTCGGCATGAATGGAAAGACCGATGGGGGCATAGACCCTGGAGATAGACTCCTCGGCAAAGCCCGATTGACGCAGCATATCGAATATCATCTTCACCTTTCGTTTACTCCCGATCATGCCGATATAACGAGCGTCCCTGGAGAGGACTGCCCGCAGGACCTCGGCATCATGAGAATGGCCCCGCGTGACGATGACGACAAATTCACTTCCCGTAAAAGACAGGGAAGATAACGCCTCGACGAAGTCCTGTACTATGATCTC
Proteins encoded in this window:
- a CDS encoding sensor domain-containing diguanylate cyclase; this translates as RQSEEDKRLLLDAAGEGIFGVDTAGRVTFVNPAALRMLGFAEGEMLGQNAHGLIHHSHEDGSNYPVEDCPMHVSYARTTDNHTADEVLWRKDGSSFHAEYSSMPITRDGKVMGAVVTFKDITTRKEMERILSESEEKFRKISMSARDAIIMMDSCGIITYWNEAAGRIFDYTTEEAVGKELHALLVPQRYYQSHIKGLGHFVKTGEGNAIGKTLELVAIRKNGAEFPIELSLSAVYLQDGWSAIGILRDITERKEAEETLQKSEQKFRALFEDSKDALYITTQQGRFIDFNQAYLELFGYTKEDMLALYAKDTYVNPDDRLTFVKMMEERGSVKDYEIKLRKKGGAGMECLMTATVKYADDGSILGYQGMIRDITELKHMEQQLHAMSLTDELTGLYNRRGFITLSEQQLKIAARTKKSMLLFFADLDKMKEINDIFGHKEGDKALISTAEVLRGVFRESDIIGRMGGDEFAILAIDAADGTGEALINRLRNTIDGRNRLEGMNYTLSLSTGVARYDPENPCSIDELMARADTLMYEEKRSKHH
- a CDS encoding DNA internalization-related competence protein ComEC/Rec2, whose protein sequence is MEAVRPFTLAPILIALGVLVVALPFLLKGRRGWLTGTTLVAAFVLAGILRVALSLLNQPLYPVDPEASLYRGWVIESSRGSRIIELEEPSHLAGTRALLRSDSSAAIGDELTVFGSLKEIVVTFRNPYHISWKWVKKLEGTFCEIRGDILSIQPGKRLIDGWRRHLAGKIDASRARHTSVVKALTVGDTTGLDEATKTLFLETGTSHILSISGSHLAVVAAFFFLIARFAFRISSRMCQSGADRRCAALLTIPFAILFMLIAGSSLPTIRATIMIVIYMLALFFERSRHTENALFLSALAILVVFPHSLFSPSFQLTFSGVLFIILVSRIIQPALLKVHRLARWFLSLMVMGLTATAATLPVVLYHFHGFNPLSFLHNFIAVPLMCLISTPLALAGLVAPFGDHLLRLSGMIIEVTIAILDRLNWGYIYPVVRPNLPEALLYLVAIFSLLFIRRRSVRFAFFAFVMPLLLVTAYVTWQKRFNNQDLCVSYLDVGLGDAMLVEAPLGVRLLIDGGGFHGSDFDTGRAVIAPVLLSKKISTLDYVVSTHPHEDHLGGLRFILRHFRVNAFAGAACLAQELHMKRIQDILGEQNIPSLLLTAGDVLPLSSGPDIAVLAPSGETSVEDLNDSSLVLRMTFGAKSFLFTGDIGEDIEKMLVLSEAPLRSSVLKVPHHGSRHSSTAHFIRAIKPQLAVLSVGPGIRGIPSREAIARYAFLSVPLYRTDRDGCVTVCTDGRKLTVERDNNQ
- a CDS encoding ATP-binding protein, which encodes MKTVVEILSRTPQIFQALIDNIPSPVYYKDSRGVYLLYNKAFSEYFGLTDDQVIGKDVFQLPLRREEAEVHHAMDQELLGEPGGVRSYEIKSVRCDGSVHYDLNKKAALSGDDGSVGGIVGVIIDVSDQKRMEGDILKAKNLQSLGTLAGGIAHDFNNLLMAIVGNLSLARMNTPDNGRLMDYLNEAERIAFLGKSLTQQLLTFSRGGNPVQSIIQPGPLVSSVAARVLRGFPVDCVYDIPPDILSIEADEEQIRQVIENILRNARESMPAGGKITIAIRNVSLPPEDRLPLIEEDYVRISITDEGTGILPEDIPKIFDPYYTTKGMGSEKGVGLGLAISYAIVRKHNGSISVESAKGRGSVFHINLPAYKQEVGREAAAAGRPAGVREGRVLLLDDEEMVLEIGKELLEYLGYSVRTVQNGEEAVALYKQAAELKSPFDAVILDLAIPGSMGGKEVLRELLRIDPMVKGIISSGYLNDPVVADYREYGFKEVLTKPYDSIELDEKLRKVIGEG
- a CDS encoding Ppx/GppA phosphatase family protein, whose product is MKYAAIDIGTNTILLLVAEKHEGERTFRDIVDMSTVVRLGEGLVNSHNLSRAAMSRTVDGLRRYMDIAESHGVERLFCVGTAALREASNSGEFLTSVRDTFGFDVEIISARDEAYYTYLSVRDDDMVRNAGMTIIDIGGGSTEIISGTDKDFVGYTSLPMGSVRLTDAFVSHDPPLEEEMESVASYIKEKLSTVACTPGSVLLGTGGTVTNIAAMVAGIERYDKGIIHGLVMELRQLKKLMVSLAALTSDQRKLVKGMEPGREDIIVQGAVILKEIMEHGRFDRCKVSAAGVRYGVMYERCLVG
- a CDS encoding cytochrome c biogenesis CcdA family protein, whose protein sequence is MDSGGLSPMNVSALAAFVSGLLSFFTPCILPLVPSYLIYVSGITVSDVAAPTREHRKRVFFHSLAFILGFSFVFVALGISTSLIGGFFANYQVYIIPLGGIILIVLGLLYLDIIKISLFNRQHMMQLKQKPIGLAGSFVVGLTFSLGWTPCVGPALSSILIVASVTGDTSHGIYLLSSYSLGLAIPFIISSLLFDKLFILLKRYGFVARYAVKVLGALLILLGLLMVSSYYITLNLWIGTVLPTGI
- a CDS encoding RNA polymerase factor sigma-32, yielding MDDDKISKKRPVRTGTEDSSLPTTFDPLRKYLSEVSRYSVLSREEEFEVARKVYEDKDRDAAEKLAMSNLKLVVKISLEYYNTYLNVLDLIQEGNVGLLHAVKKFNPYKGTKFSTYASFWIRAYILKYIMDSWSLVKVGTTQSQRKLFYRLNKEKQKLEALGMFPAPALLASNLDVKEEEIEEMQKRLAFTDVSLDSPIHEEGDDTMMDMMKGGDDVEEVVADREKREILALRVKEFKKDLNDKEVFIFDHRIMAEEPLTLQEIGEQFKISRERARQIENRVIKKFKERFQNEFQELDF